In Fulvia fulva chromosome 10, complete sequence, a single window of DNA contains:
- a CDS encoding Acyl-CoA dehydrogenase family member 11, with protein sequence MSNAPPLPTAGGKPRLPASQRLPSIAEPFVSARARKHLDTIEKWVDEECIPADAVYAAQLGHGDGRWEGHPSILDDTKQRARELGLWNMFLPKNHYSNLAEYDTYGGAGGFTNVEYGLMAELLGRSKLASEACNCAAPDTGNMEVIARYGTAEQKQQWLRPLLAGQIRSGFLMTEPDKASSDGSNISLSIRQEGNELVLNGSKWWSSGAGDDRCKIFIVMGLSDPNSQDRYKRQSMVLVPSDAKGLIVHRMLRVYGYDDAPHGHGHITFDNVRVPLSNLLLGFGRGNEIMQGRLGPGRIHHAMRSIGSAEYALEWMIARLNDERKVPFGKPLREHGVLLEWVAKSRIEIDAARLVVLNAAIKIDNGDAKSALVEIAEAKVLVPQTACTVIDRAVQAHGAMGVCQDTPLASMWAHIRTIRIADGPDEVHLNQMGRRETRARAQECINRIQDQKERAEALMKKYGVDDKQLGGSKVQGFQTRAKL encoded by the exons ATGTCGAACGCACCACCCCTCCCCACCGCCGGCGGCAAGCCACGCCTCCCCGCCAGCCAACGACTCCCCTCCATCGCCGAGCCCTTCGTCAGCGCCCGCGCCCGCAAGCACCTCGACACCATCGAGAAGTGGGTAGACGAAGAATGCATTCCCGCCGATGCAGTCTATGCCGCGCAGCTTGGCCACGGTGATGGTCGTTGGGAGGGGCACCCATCCATTCTCGACGATACCAAGCAACGGGCCCGCGAGCTCGGCCTTTGGAACATGTTCCTTCCCAAGAACCACTACTCCAACCTCGCCGAGTACGACACCTACGGTGGTGCCGGCGGCTTCACGAATGTGGAGTATGGGCTTATGGCAGAGCTGCTGGGAAGGAGTAAGTTGGCGAGTGAGGCGTGTAATTGTGCGGCGCCAGATACGGGTAATATGGAGGTCATTGCGAGGTACGGGACTGCTGAGCAGAAGCAGCAATGGCTGAGGCCGTTGTTGGCTGGGCAGATCAGGAGTGGCTTTCTTATGACGGAGCCGGACAAGGCGAGTAGTGATGGGAGCAATATCAGTTTGAGCATCAGGCAGGAGGGAAATGAGCTGGTTTTGAATGGGAGCAAGTGGTGGAGCTCAGGAGCTGGCGATGATAGGTGTAAGATCTTCATTGTGATGGGGCTGAGTGATCCGAATAGCCAGGATAGGTACAAGAGGCAGAGTATGGTGCTTGTGCCTTCAGATGCGAAGGGGTTGATTGTGCATCGTATGCTGAGGGTCTACGGATATGATGA TGCACCCCATGGTCATGGCCACATCACATTCGACAACGTCCGCGTCCCTCTGTCCAACCTGCTCCTGGGTTTCGGACGAGGCAACGAGATCATGCAAGGTCGTCTCGGTCCTGGCAGAATTCACCACGCCATGAGGTCCATCGGTTCAGCCGAGTACGCTCTCGAGTGGATGATCGCCCGCCTCAACGATGAGCGCAAGGTCCCCTTCGGCAAGCCTCTCCGCGAGCACGGTGTACTCCTCGAATGGGTTGCAAAGTCTCGTATCGAGATCGATGCAGCGCGTCTTGTAGTTTTGAACGCTGCCATCAAGATTGACAACGGTGATGCGAAGTCTGCCCTTGTCGAGATCGCAGAGGCGAAGGTGCTCGTGCCACAAACGGCTTGCACTGTTATAGATCGAGCAGTGCAGGCACATGGAGCTATGGGTGTATGTCAAGACACGCCATTGGCGAGCATGTGGGCCCACATCAGGACCATCCGTATTGCGGACGGGCCAGATGAGGTCCATCTCAACCAGATGGGACGAAGGGAGACGAGGGCGAGGGCACAGGAGTGCATCAACAGGATTCAGGACCAGAAAGAGCGGGCTGAAGCCTTGATGAAGAAGTATGGTGTTGATGATAAGCAACTGGGTGGCTCGAAAGTCCAGGGCTTCCAGACGAGGGCTAAGTTGTGA
- a CDS encoding Death-associated protein kinase 1 translates to MAEPSTFTLPEDGGRVKAIVVDSTSPSTQQPTLPLHRAIENFAGQISPGLLDQNDLRVKDKPGRTPLAIAATHGHTEIVRQLLSHGADVNCQDKDGLTPLYVAARDKKTDTVRALLAVEGIRPDLPDKQGATPLHVASRSGHADIVQLLIGNKLVDPDSKDQGLASPLHRACRKGHAEVASILLATNKVDVNAKDKYGDTPLYCAASHGAAEIMKALLANGSIDANSKSKDGATALHGAAHFGHVEVVRQLLSIADLDLDTKDDDGDTALYTAAEHGQEGVVQLLCSSNRADLNPQSADGETPLHVAAREGHKEVVRALLAFPGVQKLLIDNSGKTPLDHATQGGHQDIEHLLTK, encoded by the coding sequence ATGGCGGAACCTTCCACATTCACGTTGCCGGAGGATGGCGGCCGCGTCAAAGCGATAGTCGTCGACAGCACTTCCCCAAGCACCCAGCAACCAACACTGCCGCTCCATCGCGCCATTGAGAATTTCGCAGGCCAGATATCGCCGGGCCTGCTCGATCAAAACGATCTTCGCGTCAAAGACAAACCCGGACGAACTCCATTAGCTATCGCTGCAACTCACGGCCATACCGAGATTGTGCGGCAATTACTCTCCCATGGTGCAGACGTCAACTGCCAAGACAAGGACGGCCTTACACCACTTTATGTCGCTGCGCGAGACAAGAAGACTGACACTGTACGCGCTCTGCTTGCCGTCGAGGGCATTCGACCGGACCTCCCAGACAAGCAAGGTGCCACGCCTCTTCACGTTGCGTCCCGGAGTGGCCATGCGGACATTGTGCAGCTTCTGATCGGGAACAAGCTCGTCGACCCAGACTCTAAGGATCAAGGTCTGGCTTCTCCGTTGCATCGGGCCTGCCGTAAAGGCCACGCTGAGGTAGCGTCGATCCTTCTTGCCACCAACAAGGTCGATGTCAACGCCAAAGACAAATATGGCGACACACCACTCTATTGTGCCGCCTCTCACGGCGCCGCTGAGATCATGAAAGCATTACTGGCTAACGGAAGCATCGATGCGAATTCTAAAAGTAAGGACGGTGCTACTGCACTACACGGTGCCGCCCATTTTGGACACGTCGAGGTTGTTCGTCAGCTACTGTCTATCGCCGATCTGGACCTGGACACGAAGGATGACGACGGAGATACTGCACTGTACACAGCAGCAGAGCACGGTCAAGAGGGGGTTGTTCAGCTACTATGCTCATCGAACAGAGCTGATCTGAATCCGCAAAGTGCCGACGGGGAGACGCCTCTGCATGTAGCAGCTAGGGAAGGTCACAAGGAAGTCGTGCGAGCCTTGCTAGCATTCCCAGGTGTTCAGAAACTACTGATAGACAACAGCGGTAAGACGCCTTTGGATCATGCGACGCAAGGTGGTCACCAGGACATTGAGCATTTGCTCACGAAGTGA
- a CDS encoding Nonribosomal peptide synthetase 30, giving the protein MSFDSAVFKSSQADRAVKRFEYVAALLCGPENMSSTLLSLATASFEDLAQIWSWNATVPEAVDSRIHDILLPSIRSRPEAVAIQAWDGNVTYAQLVQDVRSIRPNQKIGCGTSSRSPPRSAAQAGVAQTLASDDVGIFVVSEASLGALDFTVHPSMSSCRMAAQKTYYMFYIHFRHNGQAQGWAGHTSQLF; this is encoded by the exons ATGAGCTTCGACTCTGCTGTCTTCAAAAGTTCGCAGGCAGATCGGGCAGTCAAGCGATTCGAGTATGTTGCTGCCCTTTTATGTGGACCAGAGAACATGTCCTCCACTCTCTTGTCGCTTGCGACAGCAAGCTTCGAAGATCTTGCGCAAATATGGTCTTGGAATGCAACAGTTCCCGAAGCGGTAGACTCTCGAATTCACGATATTCTGCTGCCATCTATCCGATCTCGACCTGAGGCAGTCGCAATTCAGGCTTGGGATGGCAATGTCACGTACGCGCAGCTAGTGCAGGATGTGCGGTCGATCCGGCCCAACCAGAAGATAGGCTGCGGCACATCATCGAGATCACCGCCCCGAAG CGCAGCACAAGCAGGTGTGGCCCAGACTCTAGCATCGGACGACGTAGGCATTTTCGTTGTCAGCGAGGCATCCTTGGGTGCCCTGGACTTTACTGTACACCCCTCGATGTCGAGCTGCCGCATGGCAGCGCAGAAGACCTACTATATGTTCTATATTCACTTCAGGCACAACGGGCAAGCCCAAGGCTGGGCAGGTCACACATCGCAACTTTTTTAG
- a CDS encoding Nonribosomal peptide synthetase 8 encodes MESMGTTHVDLTPWAASVLPLSTIANLRTLLLEGEKVRLPDVLRWSEHARVVNFYGPSECTPNSTVATYTGTNTACFGYLTSGRDAPIRGLNDSVGAYTNVLICQLDSLWAKEPHELVQEVLRQMLEDTDFQHCPLANIQQALDLAPGQQLYNSLLSIQRLESPQSSSGKTPCLTFTAIDGQDPTELSLMSDHPFATLQQADRILSVFQSMLGKIVDNKSARQKPSAQAREICRTVTAGSSSEDLIDIWTWNATAPAPVRTCVHDLIANTVSERPSAIAISAWDGEQVTL; translated from the exons ATGGAGAGCATGGGCACAACACACGTTGATCTAACGCCGTGGGCAGCAAGTGTGCTCCCTCTAAGTACCATTGCCAACCTGCGTACTCTACTTCTTGAGGGGGAAAAAGTGCGCTTGCCAGATGTTCTTCGCTGGAGCGAACACGCACGGGTCGTGAATTTCTACGGTCCAAGCGAGTGTACTCCGAACTCGACAGTGGCGACGTACACGGGCACAAATACTGCATGCTTCGGCTATCTTACCTCCGGCCGAGATGCACCAATTCGTGGCCTCAACGATTCAGTGGGTGCTTATACCAACGTTCTCATCTGCCAGCTAGACTCTTTGTGGGCCAAAGAGCCGCACGAACTTGTCCAGGAAGTGTTGCGGCAGATGCTAGAGGACACGGACTTCCAGCATTGCCCACTCGCAAACATCCAACAAGCACTAGACCTAGCTCCTGGGCAGCAGCTCTATAACAGCTTGTTGAGTATCCAGAGACTCGAAAGCCCACAAAGCAGCTCTGGCAAAACGCCCTGCCTAACTTTCACAGCGATTGATGGACAGGATCCTACGGAG TTGTCCTTGATGTCAGACCATCCCTTCGCGACTCTGCAACAAGCCGATCGCATACTCTCGGTGTTCCAGTCGATGCTCGGAAAGATTGTTGACAACAAATCCGCCCGTCAAAAGCCATCAGCTCAAGCTCGTGAGATCTGTCGGACTGTGACAGCTGGGTCTAGCTCAGAGGATCTCATCGACATCTGGACCTGGAATGCAACGGCCCCTGCACCTGTGAGAACTTGCGTACACGACTTGATCGCCAACACTGTCAGCGAGCGCCCCAGCGCTATAGCAATATCTGCATGGGATGGAGAGCAAGTCACACTGTAG